The following proteins are encoded in a genomic region of Takifugu rubripes chromosome 21, fTakRub1.2, whole genome shotgun sequence:
- the polk gene encoding DNA polymerase kappa — MENGSIPPKTEGLVSRMALNDNKAGMEGLDRDKINKIIMESSKGSKFYENEVKREQQVNQRIDKMMLQKEQITEQHLKKAQAQVARMVVELEKRRDLTRVIVHVDMDAFYAAVEMRDCPELKDKPMAVGSMSMLSTSNYHARKYGVRAAMPGFIAKKLCPNLVIVPTNFDKYRAVSSEIREIFADYDPNFMPMSLDEAYLDFTEHLEKRQSWPDSLRTHHYRASSNPKGDENNELPQETTPDVTDLSPVLFDDSPSSFLCCEDAGSAFEIFGTSVEEAVREMRFRIEQKTLLTASAGIAPNMMLAKVCSDKNKPNGQYRLPSTREAVMEFVCNLPVRKVSGIGKVSEKLLNALGISSCSHLGQKMALLSLLFSETAWHHFLQVSLGLGSAFIPRHEERKSMSTERTFKEMSAAEEQLSLCRELCEDLANDLKKEGLKGKTVTLKLKNVNFEVKTRALTLSYPVATADEIFAVAKDLLKTERDNESPQPLRLRLMGVRISAFVSSDEKQPLQKSIVGFLNPGKAELGPSHKEIPRYQNDQLSGSSKTWPLLCQRSGESEEKTTLEEPQQSFFQKARAKRLQLQAAAASSRQEDSSGISSPLFLDARNCAASDEPDNDGACGASTSTSDGIGLSCPVCFRRVETADLAVFNRHIDQCLSESSAQKPSQHLEEGDGREAKRAELSAEERSLGSTSAETASSVNGNHSKSSSLVCPICLLTQDSDDLILFNRHVDLCLNQGVLHKLQSETRSPINPPSAPNSKALGKGQLHLAQAGKGKTKRRDSPSSPSKKVKGSCITIDHFFR, encoded by the exons ATGGAGAATGGAAGCATACCCCCGAAAACGGAGGGTTTGGTCTCTAGAATGGCCCTTAATGACAACAAGGCTGGCATGGAGGGTCTCGATAGGGACAAAATCAACAAGATCATCATGGAATCTTCCAAG GGGTCTAAGTTCTATGAAAATGAAGTGAAGCGAGAGCAGCAGGTGAACCAGCGCATTGACAAAATGATGTTGCAAAAGGAGCAAATTACAGAACAACACTTGAAGAAAGCTCAAGCTCAG GTGGCGAGGATGGTTGTAGAGCTGGAAAAGAGGCGCGATTTAACACGTGTGATTGTACACGTGGACATGGATGCTTTTTACGCTGCAGTGGAAATGAGAGACTGTCCTGAGctgaaggacaagcccatggcAGTGGGTTCTATGAGCATGCTG TCAACGTCTAACTACCATGCCAGGAAGTACGGTGTCCGAGCAGCCATGCCAGGCTTCATCGCAAAGAAACTCTGCCCCAACTTAGTTATTGTTCCGACCAACTTTGATAAATACAGAGCTGTTAGCAGCGAG ATCCGTGAGATTTTTGCAGATTATGACCCCAACTTCATGCCAATGAGCCTAGATGAGGCTTACCTGGATTTCACAGAACATCTGGAAAAGAGGCAGAGCTGGCCAGATTCCTTACGTACACATCATTATCGTGCCAGCAGCAACCCTAAAG GTGACGAGAACAATGAGCTTCCCCAGGAGACAACGCCTGACGTGACAGACCTTTCTCCAGTCCTGTTTGACGACAGTCCGAGCTCTTTTCTTTGCTGTGAAGATGCCGGCAGTGCGTTTGAAATCTTTGGGACATCTGTTGAGGAAGCTGTGAGAGAGATGCGGTTTCGTATTGAGCAGAAGACCCTGTTGACTGCCAGTGCAG GAATTGCTCCCAATATGATGCTTGCCAAAGTGTGCAGTGACAAGAACAAGCCCAACGGCCAATACAGACTTCCGTCAACTAGAGAAGCCGTCATGGAATTTGTCTGCAATCTGCCTGTCCGCAAA GTTTCTGGTATCGGAAAAGTGAGTGAGAAGCTGCTCAATGCTCTGGGTATCAGTAGCTGTTCCCATCTTGGCCAAAAGATGGCGCTCTTGTCTCTGTTATTTTCAGAGACAGCTTGGCATcatttcctgcaggtttctctCGGTCTGGGCTCTGCATTTATACCAAG gcatgaagaaagaaaaagcatgAGCACGGAAAG GACATTTAAAGAAATGAGCGCAGCGGAGGAGCAGCTGTCCCTGTGCCGTGAGCTCTGTGAAGATTTAGCAAATGACCTGAAGAAAGAAGGTCTAAAG GGTAAAACCGTAACATTGAAGCtcaagaatgtgaactttgaggTGAAAACCAGGGCGCTGACGCTATCGTACCCTGTCGCCACTGCGGATGAAATCTTCGCTGTTGCCAAGGACCTCCtgaagacagaaagagacaaCGAAAGCCCCCAGCCACTCAGGCTGAGGCTCATGG gagTCAGAATCTCTGCTTTTGTCAGTTCGGACGAGAAACAGCCGCTACAGAAAAGCATCGTTGGATTCCTAAATCCAGGAAAGGCAGAATTGGGCCCCTCTCACAAAGAAATACCTCGTTACCAAAACGACCAGCTCTCAGGCTCATCCAAAACCTGGCCTCTCCtgtgtcaaaggtcaggggagtcggaagagaagacgacccttGAAGAACCCCAGCAGTCTTTTTTTCAAAAGGCTCGTGCCAAAAGACTCCAGCTCCAGGCAGCGGCTGCAAGCTCCAGACAGGAGGACAGTTCTGGGATCAGTTCTCCACTATTCCTGGATGCTCGCAACTGCGCAGCCTCGGATGAACCAGATAATGACGGTGCCTGCGGGGCGAGCACTTCCACATCGGACGGCATCGGCCTCTCCTGTCCGGTGTGTTTCAGAAGGGTGGAGACGGCAGACTTGGCTGTCTTTAACAGACACATAGACCAGTGTCTCAGTGAGAGTTCAGCACAAAAGCCAAGCCAGCACCTGGAGGAGGGCGATGGACGTGAAGCTAAGAGGGCAGAATTATCTGCAGAAGAACGCAGTTTGGGAAGCACTTCGGCTGAGACGGCTTCGTCAGTCAATGGGAACCACAGTAAAAGCTCGTCCCTCGTCTGCCCAATATGCCTGTTGACCCAAGACAGTGATGACCTCATTCTGTTCAACCGTCACGTTGACCTCTGCCTGAACCAGGGGGTCCTCCATAAACTGCAGTCAGAGACACGGTCTCCCATAAATCCTCCTTCGGCTCCAAACAGCAAGGCCTTGG GCAAAGGGCAGCTTCACCTGGCACAAGCAGGTAAAGGAAAAACCAAAAG ACGGGATTCGCCTTCCTCTCCGTCTAAAAAGGTGAAAGGCTCCTGCATCACCATTGATCACTTCTTCAGGTGA